The proteins below are encoded in one region of Neoasaia chiangmaiensis:
- a CDS encoding con-10 family general stress protein — protein MFFLIDDRRTVPMSPSGKTGGSSHNPGSFGADREKASSAGQKGGQHSAGAKKEHSGSGNFADNPEKASEAGHKGGKASHKS, from the coding sequence ATGTTTTTCTTGATTGACGATCGTCGCACCGTACCGATGTCACCCAGCGGCAAAACAGGCGGATCTTCACACAACCCCGGCAGTTTTGGCGCAGATCGCGAAAAAGCGTCGTCAGCAGGCCAGAAAGGTGGCCAGCATAGTGCCGGAGCGAAAAAGGAACATTCAGGCAGCGGCAATTTCGCGGATAATCCCGAAAAAGCCTCAGAAGCCGGACATAAAGGCGGAAAGGCTTCTCACAAAAGCTGA
- the odhB gene encoding 2-oxoglutarate dehydrogenase complex dihydrolipoyllysine-residue succinyltransferase: MSAEIKVPVLGESVTSATITRWLKQPGDLVAVDDPVVELETDKISVEVPSIAAGTLGAHAVEAGADVAVGALLTTVDQQGSPTAAETAAKTGKTTEPASQSPPPVATQPPAVSPMPAAARMMEENAVQADAIGAGSGLGGRVTKGDVLAFLEQNNPSSKPDEPAVKAPETRAPASTEDRTDMPRQSSAGHVVAQSDRERRVPMTRLRQTIARRLKEAQNTAAMLTTFNEVDMSAAKALRADYRDVFEKKHGVRLGFMSIFARAVIEALQEFPAINAEIDGDDVIYRQFVNLGIAVGSERGLVVPVLHDAETLSFAELEKKISDYGKRARNGTLKLDELSRGTFSITNGGVFGSLLSTPILNAPQSAILGMHAIQDRPVALDGQVVIRPMMYVALSYDHRLVDGREAVSFLVRVKQYVEDPRRLLLDV, translated from the coding sequence ATGTCCGCCGAAATCAAAGTGCCGGTATTGGGTGAAAGCGTGACATCGGCGACAATTACCCGATGGCTGAAGCAACCGGGCGACTTGGTCGCTGTGGACGATCCGGTCGTTGAACTTGAAACCGACAAAATCAGTGTGGAAGTTCCCTCAATAGCTGCCGGGACGCTCGGGGCGCATGCGGTTGAGGCCGGTGCGGACGTAGCTGTTGGGGCTCTTTTGACGACTGTCGACCAGCAGGGATCACCGACAGCGGCAGAGACTGCGGCGAAGACAGGAAAGACAACGGAGCCCGCAAGCCAGTCGCCGCCACCCGTTGCAACACAACCTCCGGCGGTTTCGCCCATGCCGGCCGCTGCGCGCATGATGGAGGAAAATGCCGTGCAGGCTGACGCCATCGGCGCCGGCAGCGGTTTGGGCGGGCGCGTGACCAAGGGCGACGTTCTGGCGTTTCTGGAGCAGAACAACCCGTCATCCAAGCCGGACGAGCCAGCGGTGAAAGCGCCGGAGACGCGCGCACCGGCGTCGACTGAAGACCGGACCGATATGCCGCGCCAGTCCTCTGCCGGTCATGTTGTTGCCCAGAGTGATCGCGAACGACGTGTTCCGATGACCCGCTTGCGGCAGACCATCGCACGTCGTCTGAAAGAAGCGCAGAACACGGCTGCGATGCTTACGACCTTCAATGAGGTCGACATGAGTGCGGCCAAGGCCCTGCGCGCAGATTATCGCGACGTGTTCGAAAAGAAGCACGGCGTTCGCCTGGGCTTCATGTCCATTTTCGCACGCGCTGTGATTGAGGCTTTGCAGGAATTCCCGGCTATCAACGCCGAGATCGACGGTGATGACGTCATTTATCGGCAATTCGTCAATCTGGGGATCGCGGTTGGCAGTGAGCGCGGCCTCGTGGTGCCGGTTCTGCATGACGCCGAGACGCTGAGTTTTGCCGAACTTGAAAAGAAAATTTCAGATTACGGAAAGCGTGCCCGGAACGGTACGCTGAAGCTCGATGAGCTTTCACGCGGGACTTTCTCCATCACCAATGGCGGCGTTTTCGGATCGCTTTTGTCCACGCCGATTCTCAATGCGCCCCAGTCTGCCATTCTGGGCATGCATGCCATTCAGGATCGGCCTGTCGCACTGGACGGACAGGTGGTCATTCGGCCGATGATGTATGTCGCGCTGTCTTACGATCACCGGTTGGTCGATGGGCGGGAAGCCGTGAGCTTCCTGGTGCGCGTGAAGCAGTATGTGGAAGACCCGCGACGTCTTCTGCTGGATGTGTGA
- the lpdA gene encoding dihydrolipoyl dehydrogenase: MAEQTDFDLAVIGAGPGGYVCALRAAQLGMRVLCVDRRATPGGTCLNIGCIPSKALLHASERLHEAQKDFATLGIDVTDVRADLARVMARKEKVVGDTVKGVGFLFKKNGVTFRHGTARITKPTELEIDGDRVTATHIVIATGSAPIALPGIEFDEQQVVSSTGALSLPEVPKQLVVVGAGVIGLELGSVWQRLGANVTVVEYTDQIASGFDRGLCTQFQRSLSKQGMTFRLSSRVTAIEKNPSGARVTYEPVQGGEKQTIEADVVLVAVGRRPVTDSLGLDTLGVTLDSSGRVQTDARYATNVDGIYAIGDVIVGPMLAHKAEEEGIALAEQLNGRAAHVRYDAIPSVIYTQPEFAMVGRTEEQLKADGIDYRIGSFPFMASARARAINATDGAVKVLACARTDKILGVHILGASAGELIGEATLAMEFGASAEDVARTCHAHPTLSEALKEAAMAAYDKPLHI, translated from the coding sequence ATGGCTGAACAAACCGATTTCGACCTTGCCGTCATTGGTGCCGGCCCCGGAGGCTATGTGTGCGCGCTGCGCGCTGCACAACTGGGGATGAGGGTGCTGTGCGTGGACCGCCGGGCAACGCCTGGCGGCACATGCCTCAATATCGGCTGCATTCCGTCCAAAGCCCTCCTGCATGCATCCGAGCGACTGCATGAGGCGCAGAAGGATTTTGCGACGCTGGGCATTGATGTCACGGACGTCAGGGCAGATCTGGCCCGAGTCATGGCACGCAAGGAAAAGGTGGTCGGCGACACCGTCAAGGGTGTCGGTTTCCTTTTCAAAAAGAACGGTGTCACGTTCCGCCACGGTACGGCACGGATCACCAAGCCGACCGAACTGGAAATCGATGGCGATCGCGTTACGGCCACCCATATCGTGATTGCAACGGGGAGTGCGCCGATCGCGCTGCCCGGCATCGAGTTTGACGAGCAGCAGGTGGTTTCCTCTACCGGCGCCCTGTCGCTCCCGGAGGTGCCGAAACAGCTTGTTGTGGTCGGTGCGGGCGTTATCGGGCTGGAACTCGGCAGTGTATGGCAGCGTCTCGGCGCGAACGTGACCGTCGTGGAATACACGGATCAGATTGCTTCCGGCTTCGATCGCGGCCTGTGCACCCAGTTTCAACGAAGCCTGAGCAAGCAGGGTATGACCTTTCGCCTGTCGAGCCGGGTAACGGCGATCGAGAAAAACCCGAGCGGCGCGCGCGTCACCTACGAACCCGTGCAAGGTGGCGAGAAGCAGACCATCGAGGCGGATGTCGTGCTTGTCGCGGTCGGGCGGCGACCGGTCACTGACAGCTTGGGGCTGGATACGCTGGGCGTTACGCTTGATTCATCCGGTCGGGTTCAGACGGATGCTCGTTATGCTACGAACGTCGATGGGATTTACGCCATCGGGGACGTCATTGTCGGGCCGATGCTGGCGCACAAGGCGGAAGAAGAAGGAATTGCGCTGGCCGAGCAGCTGAATGGTCGTGCTGCGCATGTTCGTTATGATGCGATTCCCTCCGTGATCTATACCCAGCCGGAATTTGCGATGGTGGGCCGCACGGAAGAGCAGTTGAAAGCGGACGGTATCGACTATCGGATCGGCAGTTTTCCGTTCATGGCAAGTGCGCGCGCCCGCGCGATCAACGCAACCGATGGTGCCGTCAAGGTTCTTGCTTGTGCCAGGACAGACAAAATTCTCGGCGTTCATATCCTCGGGGCATCCGCAGGGGAGTTGATCGGCGAGGCGACACTTGCCATGGAGTTCGGCGCCAGCGCGGAAGACGTGGCACGGACATGTCATGCGCATCCAACGCTATCCGAAGCCCTGAAGGAAGCGGCGATGGCGGCTTATGACAAGCCACTGCACATATAG
- the mqo gene encoding malate dehydrogenase (quinone), producing the protein MASAPQNRPDIVLIGAGVMSATLGTLLLSLDPGLEITCFETLGACGLESSQAWNNAGTGHAGNCELNYTPQRADGSVDITKALEVNAQFDESRSFWTYLVRSGQISRPEEFIRACPHISFVTGKQDVAFLKARHDAMSAHHCFRAMEYSEDPAVIAQWAPLIMRGRDLRRPVAATRVADGTDIDFGALTRNLFSHMAQSGQTATYYSHKVTEIRREPGDRWHIVARHTKTGETKSVSAGFVFIGAGGAALELLQKANIPEAKAYAGFPVSGQWLRCDAPDIVAQHDAKVYGKAALGSPPMSVPHLDTRTIGAQRHLLFGPYAGFSTKFLKRGSWTDFYRTLNTNNVLPTLQVGKDNLSLVKYLIEEVLQSRGKRFSSLLNFYPAASPHAWKLAIAGQRVQIIKPDGKKRGTLKFGTELVSDADNSLIALLGASPGASVAASVALQIVQTCFSHRMRETEWLRRLHAVFPFYGIDLTIDRNACATSRRETAEALGL; encoded by the coding sequence ATGGCCTCCGCCCCGCAGAACCGCCCCGACATCGTCCTTATCGGCGCGGGGGTGATGAGTGCGACACTCGGCACGCTTCTTCTCTCACTCGACCCCGGGCTTGAGATCACGTGTTTCGAAACACTGGGCGCATGTGGACTGGAAAGCTCACAGGCATGGAACAACGCGGGCACCGGACACGCCGGCAACTGCGAACTCAACTACACGCCCCAGCGGGCTGACGGCTCCGTCGATATAACAAAAGCACTGGAGGTCAACGCGCAGTTCGATGAGTCCCGAAGCTTTTGGACCTATCTGGTCCGCAGCGGGCAGATTTCCAGACCGGAAGAGTTCATTCGTGCCTGCCCGCATATAAGTTTCGTGACAGGCAAACAGGATGTTGCCTTTCTCAAGGCACGGCATGACGCGATGTCTGCCCATCATTGTTTTCGGGCAATGGAATACTCCGAGGACCCTGCCGTCATCGCGCAATGGGCCCCCCTGATTATGCGGGGACGCGATCTCCGGCGCCCTGTCGCAGCCACGCGCGTTGCCGACGGCACGGATATCGACTTCGGCGCGCTGACCCGCAACCTGTTCAGCCACATGGCGCAAAGCGGACAGACCGCAACATATTACAGCCACAAGGTAACGGAGATTCGTCGGGAGCCCGGCGACCGTTGGCATATCGTTGCACGCCATACCAAGACGGGAGAGACGAAGTCAGTCTCGGCTGGTTTCGTCTTCATTGGTGCTGGTGGTGCGGCGCTGGAGCTGCTTCAGAAAGCCAACATCCCTGAAGCAAAAGCGTATGCTGGCTTTCCGGTCAGCGGCCAATGGCTGCGCTGTGACGCGCCCGATATCGTGGCGCAGCACGATGCGAAGGTTTATGGAAAGGCCGCATTGGGGTCGCCACCCATGTCGGTGCCGCATCTCGATACGCGTACGATCGGCGCGCAGCGGCACCTGCTTTTTGGGCCATACGCGGGCTTCTCCACGAAATTCCTGAAACGCGGATCGTGGACCGATTTCTATCGCACGCTGAATACGAATAATGTGCTGCCCACGCTTCAGGTCGGGAAAGACAATCTGTCGCTCGTGAAGTATCTTATCGAGGAAGTCTTACAGAGCCGCGGCAAGCGCTTCTCTTCCCTGCTGAACTTTTATCCCGCGGCCAGTCCTCACGCCTGGAAACTGGCGATCGCGGGACAACGGGTCCAGATCATCAAACCGGATGGCAAAAAGCGTGGCACATTGAAGTTTGGAACCGAGCTGGTGAGCGACGCCGACAATTCGCTCATTGCCCTTCTGGGCGCATCTCCGGGCGCATCGGTGGCCGCCTCCGTTGCACTCCAGATCGTGCAGACATGTTTCAGTCATCGCATGCGTGAAACAGAATGGCTGCGTCGACTACACGCCGTATTTCCTTTCTACGGAATCGACCTGACGATTGATCGGAACGCCTGTGCGACAAGTCGCCGAGAGACAGCCGAGGCACTTGGCCTCTGA
- the zapE gene encoding cell division protein ZapE translates to MPSKAALVSSPMQPTLAARYVNKTQYGHILFDQAQAQAVDVLDRLARQIHERENATVAGTFWARLTKARSVSVDGVYLVGDVGRGKSMLMDMFYEYMDIPGKRRVHFHAFMQEMHQALAGQHKQSSGTDDPVTALAARIAKQYSLICFDEFQMHDMSDAVVILRLLNALIDAGTVFVVTSNTEPDKLLQHHLGREAVIPYIRRFASHMQLVRLRAARDYRRDREENKAAWITPADADAHARLDTVFSSYAVGPAAAARVKVGSRVITVPTASGPVARFCFDDLCGKPLGANDYLALAGSYGVLIVDDIPRMSPENYDKARRFITLIDILYEHRICLFASAACEANSLYEAGENARIFERTASRLEEMRSRTWFAARHI, encoded by the coding sequence ATGCCATCCAAAGCCGCGCTCGTGTCGTCCCCAATGCAGCCGACGCTTGCAGCGCGCTATGTCAACAAGACACAATATGGTCATATCCTGTTCGATCAGGCCCAGGCCCAGGCGGTGGACGTGCTTGATCGCCTGGCGCGGCAAATACACGAACGAGAGAATGCCACAGTTGCGGGTACGTTCTGGGCCCGCCTTACGAAGGCCAGATCGGTTTCTGTGGACGGCGTTTACCTTGTGGGGGACGTCGGTCGTGGCAAGTCGATGCTCATGGATATGTTCTATGAATATATGGACATCCCAGGAAAGCGCCGAGTGCATTTCCATGCCTTCATGCAGGAAATGCATCAGGCTCTGGCAGGGCAGCACAAGCAGTCGAGCGGTACGGACGATCCCGTCACCGCCCTCGCGGCACGTATCGCCAAGCAATACAGTCTGATCTGCTTTGACGAATTCCAGATGCACGATATGTCGGACGCGGTGGTCATCCTCCGTCTGCTCAACGCGCTGATCGATGCCGGGACGGTTTTTGTCGTTACGTCCAATACGGAGCCCGACAAACTCCTTCAACATCATCTGGGTCGCGAAGCAGTCATTCCGTATATCCGCCGTTTCGCCAGCCATATGCAGCTGGTGCGCCTCCGCGCGGCGCGTGATTATCGGCGCGATCGCGAAGAAAACAAAGCCGCCTGGATCACTCCCGCGGATGCAGACGCACATGCACGACTGGATACCGTTTTTTCGTCATATGCCGTAGGGCCGGCCGCTGCGGCCAGGGTGAAAGTCGGCTCACGTGTCATCACGGTGCCGACCGCTTCGGGACCAGTGGCACGCTTTTGTTTCGATGACCTATGCGGCAAACCTCTTGGCGCCAACGACTATCTCGCACTTGCCGGATCATACGGCGTGCTGATCGTCGATGATATTCCGCGCATGAGTCCGGAAAATTACGACAAGGCACGTCGGTTCATCACGCTGATCGATATATTGTATGAGCATCGTATCTGTCTTTTCGCATCGGCGGCTTGTGAAGCGAACAGTTTGTATGAGGCTGGAGAGAATGCGCGGATTTTCGAGCGGACGGCGTCCCGCCTCGAGGAGATGCGCTCACGCACATGGTTTGCAGCGCGCCACATTTGA
- a CDS encoding PAAR domain-containing protein — translation MSSLPAARVTDPFGHSAALGGLVAGMAVGTAIGVGVIATGGLGALAIGAALATTGIGAAIGSMMEGPATGVITTGSPNVFINGLPAAMVALATGECAMHGGVPNPVMTGAATVFINGKPAARTSDLMACGASIRIGSPNVFIGGPRQSPVCSALRGEEANFDRFRIDAQAASAAYDPPESRTPPDGYRNATPEDLRKLRLSPEMLEHPKDRGNGNKRSEFRAAVFINDTTGAPLVAFKGTSSAEDWKENFAQVRGQHSFYYDQAQFIARRVQQAPAGAGVHFTGHSLGGGMASAAARATGLPATTFNPAGLNARTVPHPVDADINEIYVKGEVLHGVQSVLPIPEGAATRTWPLDPPSLRSAVTDPSWKVRAAGWLRASRIGAGVGSVLLHFMDNVDAALGQRQHQIERDLARNGCL, via the coding sequence ATGAGTAGTCTTCCCGCCGCCCGTGTCACTGATCCGTTCGGCCATTCAGCCGCTTTGGGAGGGCTGGTCGCCGGCATGGCGGTCGGCACGGCCATCGGTGTCGGTGTCATCGCCACCGGTGGTTTGGGCGCACTGGCCATCGGAGCCGCTCTCGCCACAACCGGTATCGGGGCCGCCATCGGAAGCATGATGGAAGGCCCCGCGACCGGCGTCATCACCACCGGATCGCCGAACGTCTTCATCAACGGCCTGCCTGCCGCCATGGTCGCGCTGGCTACCGGTGAATGCGCCATGCATGGCGGCGTGCCCAATCCCGTCATGACCGGGGCCGCGACCGTCTTCATCAACGGCAAACCAGCCGCTCGGACGTCGGACCTGATGGCCTGCGGCGCGAGCATTCGCATCGGATCGCCCAACGTTTTTATTGGCGGTCCCAGGCAGTCACCGGTCTGCTCGGCCCTGCGCGGCGAGGAGGCGAATTTCGACCGCTTCCGGATCGACGCACAGGCCGCCAGCGCCGCCTACGACCCGCCCGAAAGCCGCACGCCACCCGACGGATACCGGAACGCGACACCAGAGGATTTGAGGAAACTGCGTCTGTCTCCTGAGATGCTTGAACACCCCAAAGATCGAGGCAATGGCAACAAGCGATCCGAATTTCGGGCCGCCGTGTTCATCAACGACACGACCGGCGCGCCTCTTGTTGCTTTCAAGGGCACAAGCAGCGCCGAAGACTGGAAAGAGAATTTCGCGCAAGTGCGGGGTCAGCACTCATTCTATTACGATCAGGCGCAATTTATCGCTCGCCGTGTGCAACAAGCACCCGCTGGAGCCGGCGTCCACTTCACCGGTCACTCCCTGGGCGGAGGCATGGCATCGGCGGCCGCGCGAGCGACCGGGCTGCCCGCGACCACCTTCAACCCGGCCGGTCTGAACGCCAGAACCGTGCCGCATCCCGTGGACGCCGATATCAACGAAATCTACGTCAAAGGCGAAGTTTTGCATGGCGTCCAGTCAGTGCTGCCGATTCCCGAAGGCGCCGCCACCAGGACCTGGCCACTCGATCCCCCGAGCCTCAGGAGTGCTGTCACCGACCCGAGCTGGAAAGTCAGGGCCGCCGGGTGGCTCCGGGCTTCCCGGATCGGGGCCGGAGTCGGGAGTGTACTGCTTCACTTCATGGACAACGTCGATGCCGCGCTGGGCCAGCGTCAGCACCAGATCGAACGAGATCTTGCCAGAAATGGATGCCTCTGA
- a CDS encoding ankyrin repeat domain-containing protein, whose translation MSQNSDKEPHLPMIGAVMHSDTDEVRRLAAKGIGLNERAPEDQSTPLLMAAATDQWPVVELLIDSGANIWNHSEFGDTSANYTLDSRILRGSPEDAARVRVIEKLKARGYPFPPPNPDEVLALDKAGKWPPPGVKR comes from the coding sequence GTGAGCCAGAATTCTGACAAAGAGCCTCACCTCCCGATGATTGGTGCCGTAATGCACTCAGACACAGATGAGGTCCGTCGATTGGCCGCCAAGGGTATTGGCCTCAACGAACGCGCGCCAGAAGATCAATCGACCCCTCTTCTAATGGCGGCGGCGACAGATCAGTGGCCTGTAGTGGAGTTGCTTATTGATAGCGGCGCAAACATTTGGAATCACAGTGAATTTGGAGACACTTCGGCCAATTACACGCTGGATAGCCGTATCCTGCGGGGATCTCCAGAGGATGCCGCTCGCGTTCGTGTGATCGAGAAGCTCAAGGCTAGAGGTTATCCTTTTCCGCCTCCTAATCCCGACGAGGTTCTGGCGCTCGACAAGGCGGGCAAATGGCCGCCGCCGGGAGTGAAACGCTGA
- a CDS encoding DcrB-related protein has protein sequence MAAAGSETLMSGTETTVSVQNMSIGCPDGWRDASMLIVTADAPSPSGVTPNIVVTREPLSDTLPTGRVERLEEFVERQIDGMREALTDFREVARRRVTPERLTASLTIDWISEGVPVTQWLTYAYANENTVVISTASAGRKEFSDLEFRFRSILQSFRIN, from the coding sequence ATGGCCGCCGCCGGGAGTGAAACGCTGATGTCGGGCACAGAAACCACCGTCTCCGTCCAGAACATGTCGATCGGCTGCCCGGACGGCTGGCGCGACGCCTCGATGCTCATCGTCACCGCGGATGCACCCTCTCCGTCCGGGGTCACCCCCAACATCGTCGTTACCCGCGAGCCCCTCTCCGATACCCTGCCGACCGGACGCGTTGAACGTCTCGAGGAGTTCGTCGAGCGCCAGATCGATGGTATGCGTGAGGCCCTGACGGACTTTCGCGAAGTCGCCAGGCGGCGGGTCACCCCCGAGCGTCTGACCGCTTCGCTGACCATAGACTGGATCTCAGAGGGTGTTCCGGTCACCCAGTGGCTCACCTACGCCTACGCCAACGAGAACACCGTCGTGATCTCCACCGCCTCCGCTGGCCGGAAGGAATTCTCCGACCTGGAATTCCGTTTCCGCTCGATCCTGCAGAGCTTCAGGATAAATTAA
- the mntR gene encoding manganese-binding transcriptional regulator MntR, producing MITATSQNELSTSAPDTLPDTETHSEGFRANRAARQNALVEDYVELIADLLDEGQEARQVDLAGRLGVAQPTVAKMLTRLAEEGLVARKPYRGIFLSQAGRELAAKVRARHRIVEAFLLALGVSSENARIDAEGLEHYVGAETLEAFQLAMNAGLDQFMVNAKRDSRSRG from the coding sequence ATGATCACCGCAACATCACAAAATGAACTCAGCACGAGCGCCCCTGATACTCTTCCGGACACAGAGACCCATTCAGAAGGGTTTCGTGCCAATCGCGCTGCCCGACAGAACGCTCTTGTCGAGGATTATGTGGAACTGATTGCCGATCTTCTGGATGAAGGCCAAGAAGCGCGTCAGGTCGATCTCGCCGGACGTCTTGGGGTGGCCCAACCGACTGTTGCCAAGATGCTGACCCGTCTTGCGGAGGAAGGACTCGTTGCCCGCAAGCCGTATCGCGGCATTTTTCTCAGCCAGGCAGGCCGAGAATTGGCGGCAAAGGTCCGTGCCCGTCACCGGATCGTGGAAGCGTTTCTTTTGGCTCTGGGGGTAAGCTCCGAAAACGCACGGATCGACGCCGAAGGGCTAGAACATTATGTCGGTGCCGAGACGCTCGAGGCGTTTCAGCTCGCCATGAATGCCGGCTTGGACCAGTTCATGGTGAACGCCAAAAGGGACAGTCGGAGTCGCGGATAG
- a CDS encoding TonB-dependent receptor codes for MTNKPVPALAKRDSARRSARKDAKAGTAGARVAQADAAATSSEHINVIGRLNQERARIFPGLGSVDYHIDQHQIGVTPGGQNAAFNQILLRVPGVVLDSYGEVHVRGEHGGLTYRVNGVLLPEGLNGFGQELDTRIIQSVDLLTGTLPAQFGFRTAGVVDVTTKTGDSLKHNQVSLYGGSYNTFVPSVQLGGQHGKLDYFTTLSFTRNNIGIENPSNTFRAIHDVTEQEKAFSYLSYHIDDVSRVTLLTSASYADFEIPNSFKTFDVNSPDYTTIYDVAGVNPHDPSMNWAKLDDSQTEQNYYAVLSYQRTTGKLNFQASPYFRYGRIDYTPDRNRDLIYQGVSEHEVNDFTTGGMQFDLSYEVAPHHTLRAGLLGQYTSERLDTNTLAFPVDAVGNQSSNVPVRLIDNTGNWSVEAGAYLQDEYKIARNLTFNYGIRYDRFASSFGNEGQLSPRANMVWKPSPTTTLHIGYSRYFAPPSPQYVYPSTLARFAGTTNAAANMIDEATKVEKSNYVDGGILQRITPEFQITLDAYAKWAHDLTDLGQFGRAVILAPFSYKRGKVYGAEFGSSWKHGPWSLFGNFSYVKTSARDINSAQYQFASDELAYIQTHAIQLDHQGEFTATAGASWTTKQDMAYVDLVYGYGLRSGFANLEKEPEYDVFNIGYQHTFTKVPLGHDIKVRADVVNLFDKRYQLRDGSGVGIYQAQYGQRRGTFFSVVSEF; via the coding sequence GTGACCAACAAACCTGTTCCGGCATTGGCGAAGCGTGATTCTGCGCGGCGGTCCGCCAGGAAAGACGCGAAAGCAGGCACCGCTGGCGCCAGGGTGGCTCAGGCCGATGCCGCCGCAACCAGCTCGGAGCACATCAATGTCATTGGGCGACTGAACCAGGAACGTGCGCGCATTTTCCCGGGTCTCGGGTCTGTCGACTACCATATCGACCAGCATCAGATCGGCGTGACGCCCGGAGGCCAGAACGCCGCGTTCAATCAGATCCTTCTGCGCGTGCCCGGTGTCGTGCTGGACAGTTATGGGGAGGTGCATGTTCGTGGCGAGCACGGGGGCTTAACCTATCGCGTCAACGGTGTGCTGCTGCCCGAGGGGCTGAACGGCTTCGGGCAGGAACTGGACACGCGCATCATCCAGTCGGTGGATCTGCTGACCGGCACCCTGCCGGCGCAGTTCGGCTTCCGCACGGCCGGGGTGGTGGATGTGACCACCAAGACCGGCGACAGCCTGAAGCACAACCAAGTCTCGCTTTATGGCGGCAGCTACAACACGTTCGTGCCATCTGTGCAGCTTGGCGGCCAGCATGGAAAGCTGGACTATTTCACGACCCTGTCGTTCACCCGCAACAATATCGGCATTGAAAACCCAAGCAATACATTCCGGGCCATTCATGACGTAACCGAGCAGGAGAAAGCCTTCTCCTACCTCTCCTACCATATCGACGATGTCAGCCGGGTGACGCTGCTGACCAGCGCCTCCTATGCGGATTTTGAAATTCCCAACTCGTTCAAGACGTTCGACGTGAACAGCCCGGATTACACGACCATCTATGATGTGGCCGGCGTGAATCCTCATGATCCGTCAATGAACTGGGCCAAACTGGACGACAGCCAGACGGAGCAGAATTACTACGCGGTGCTGTCCTATCAGCGCACGACGGGCAAGCTGAATTTTCAGGCTTCCCCGTATTTCCGTTATGGGCGGATTGACTACACGCCGGATCGCAATCGGGACCTGATCTATCAGGGCGTCTCCGAACATGAAGTCAATGACTTCACCACCGGCGGCATGCAGTTCGATCTGTCATACGAGGTGGCGCCCCACCACACCTTGCGGGCCGGTCTTCTGGGGCAATATACATCGGAGCGGCTGGATACCAACACGCTGGCCTTTCCCGTCGATGCAGTAGGAAACCAGAGCTCGAATGTGCCGGTGCGTCTGATCGACAATACGGGTAACTGGTCGGTCGAGGCGGGCGCCTATCTTCAGGACGAATACAAGATCGCCCGGAACCTGACATTCAACTACGGCATCCGCTATGACCGGTTCGCATCGTCCTTTGGCAACGAGGGACAACTCAGTCCTCGCGCGAACATGGTCTGGAAGCCCTCGCCCACCACAACGCTTCATATCGGCTATTCGCGTTATTTCGCGCCGCCTTCACCCCAGTACGTCTATCCGTCCACACTGGCCCGATTTGCAGGGACGACCAATGCCGCCGCCAACATGATCGACGAGGCGACGAAGGTAGAGAAGTCCAACTACGTGGATGGCGGCATTCTCCAGCGTATCACGCCCGAATTCCAGATCACGCTCGATGCCTACGCCAAATGGGCCCATGATCTCACCGATCTCGGGCAGTTCGGCCGGGCCGTGATCCTCGCCCCCTTCAGCTACAAGCGTGGGAAAGTCTATGGCGCCGAGTTCGGGAGTTCATGGAAGCATGGCCCCTGGTCGTTATTCGGGAATTTCTCCTATGTAAAAACCTCGGCGCGCGACATCAACTCGGCGCAATATCAGTTTGCCTCGGACGAACTGGCCTACATCCAGACCCATGCCATCCAGCTTGATCATCAGGGTGAATTTACCGCCACGGCCGGCGCCTCGTGGACTACGAAACAGGATATGGCCTATGTCGATCTTGTCTATGGTTACGGGTTGCGCAGCGGCTTCGCGAATCTTGAGAAAGAACCGGAGTACGACGTATTCAATATCGGCTACCAACATACCTTCACGAAAGTGCCTTTGGGCCATGATATCAAGGTGCGAGCCGATGTCGTCAATCTGTTCGATAAGCGTTATCAACTGAGGGACGGAAGTGGCGTTGGCATCTACCAGGCGCAGTATGGGCAACGACGCGGAACGTTTTTCTCCGTCGTGTCGGAGTTCTGA